Proteins from a single region of Hordeum vulgare subsp. vulgare chromosome 6H, MorexV3_pseudomolecules_assembly, whole genome shotgun sequence:
- the LOC123406114 gene encoding uncharacterized protein LOC123406114 — protein MSGAITKFAVTSMVMWMDPVAIMYGFIYHIFPGVGQLSASAQTMASGFLAVISVNLVISFYIYMAMKEAPHQEPQPDPTFLANAKASINQPTSYQVSDDSHGKGKVE, from the exons ATGTCTGGAGCAATCACAAAGTTTGCCGTCACATCTATGGTGATGTGGATGGACCCTGTTGCAATCATGTATGGGTTTATCTACCATATTTTTCCAG GTGTCGGTCAGCTTTCCGCCTCAGCGCAAACTATGGCGAGTGGATTCCTTGCTGTCATCTCGGTCAATCTGGTGATCAGCTTTTACATATACATGGCCATGAAGGAGGCTCCCCATCAAGAGCCACAACCTGATCCAACCTTTCTAGCAAACGCCAAAGCAAGCATTAACCAGCCAACTTCTTATCAAGTGAGTGATGATTCCCATGGGAAGGGAAAGGTGGAGTAG